One Amycolatopsis sp. NBC_00355 genomic window carries:
- the rnhA gene encoding ribonuclease HI: MAGEDGQAVEIYTDGACSGNPGPGGWGAVLTYGRHERELYGGEATPTTNNRMELTAPIRALESLKRPSQVRVFTDSTYVRNGITQWLPRWKSNGWKTAAREPVKNADLWQRLDEAVREHEVEWLWVKGHAGLPGNERADRLAVRGAQEARESGKPVNAD, translated from the coding sequence GTGGCAGGCGAGGACGGACAGGCCGTGGAGATCTACACCGACGGCGCGTGCAGCGGAAACCCGGGACCCGGCGGCTGGGGCGCGGTGCTGACGTACGGGCGGCACGAGCGCGAGCTGTACGGCGGCGAAGCCACCCCGACGACGAACAACCGCATGGAGCTGACGGCGCCGATCCGCGCGCTGGAGAGCCTGAAGCGGCCGTCGCAGGTCCGGGTGTTCACCGACAGCACGTACGTGCGCAACGGCATCACGCAGTGGCTGCCGCGGTGGAAGAGCAACGGCTGGAAGACCGCGGCGCGCGAGCCGGTCAAGAACGCGGACCTGTGGCAGCGCCTCGACGAAGCCGTCCGCGAGCACGAAGTCGAGTGGCTCTGGGTGAAGGGCCACGCGGGCCTCCCGGGCAACGAGCGAGCGGACCGCCTCGCGGTGCGCGGCGCCCAGGAGGCGCGCGAGAGCGGCAAGCCGGTCAACGCGGACTAG
- a CDS encoding YchJ family protein: MSPASCPCGLTGSYAACCGRFHEGGLAAPTAELLMRSRFSAFAVGDAAYLLRTWHPDTRPRKLSLDAGQEWTRLEILARTGGGLLHNEGTVEFRAHYRHRGHDAFMEENSRFRRDAGQWVYLDAEA, from the coding sequence ATGTCTCCCGCTTCCTGCCCGTGCGGCCTCACCGGGTCCTACGCCGCCTGCTGTGGCCGGTTCCACGAAGGCGGCTTGGCGGCGCCGACCGCCGAGCTGCTGATGCGGTCCCGGTTCAGCGCCTTCGCCGTCGGGGACGCCGCTTACCTGCTGCGCACCTGGCACCCGGACACCCGGCCGCGGAAACTGTCGCTCGACGCCGGCCAGGAGTGGACACGCCTGGAGATCCTCGCCCGCACCGGCGGCGGCCTGCTGCACAACGAGGGCACGGTCGAGTTCCGCGCGCACTACCGCCACCGGGGCCACGACGCCTTCATGGAGGAGAACAGCCGCTTCCGGCGCGACGCCGGCCAGTGGGTCTACCTCGACGCGGAAGCCTGA
- a CDS encoding DUF1684 domain-containing protein: MSTFTQEWQDWKTRRESDLAAPHGWLALVSLDWLTDAPREYPGIPGRWWQDADAAYVDPAGASLEHDGAPITDVRRFELVNSGAGTRVLAGDVEIEVARRSGYLIRVHDPKAEVLRAFHGVPAYEPSPSWVLSGRFEPFDAPRPTTVGAVVEGLSHVYTAPGLVHFEHDGASHTLTAFNGKEGGFSILFTDGTSGVTTYAANRSLPVGAPTADGTVTLDFNRAVNLPCAFTDFATCPLPPAGNHLAFAVEAGEKIPYER, from the coding sequence ATGAGCACGTTCACGCAGGAGTGGCAGGACTGGAAGACCCGGCGCGAGTCGGACCTCGCCGCACCGCACGGCTGGCTGGCGCTGGTGTCGCTGGACTGGCTGACCGACGCCCCGCGCGAGTACCCGGGCATCCCCGGCCGCTGGTGGCAGGACGCCGACGCGGCGTACGTCGACCCGGCCGGCGCCTCGCTCGAGCACGACGGCGCCCCGATCACGGATGTCCGGCGCTTCGAGCTGGTCAACAGCGGCGCGGGCACGCGCGTGCTGGCCGGCGACGTCGAGATCGAGGTGGCCCGCCGCTCGGGGTACCTGATCCGGGTGCACGACCCGAAGGCCGAGGTGCTGCGCGCCTTCCACGGCGTCCCGGCGTACGAGCCGTCGCCGTCGTGGGTGCTGTCCGGCCGCTTCGAGCCGTTCGACGCGCCGCGGCCGACCACGGTGGGCGCGGTGGTCGAGGGCTTGAGCCACGTCTACACCGCGCCGGGCCTGGTCCACTTCGAGCACGACGGCGCGTCGCACACGCTGACCGCGTTCAACGGCAAGGAAGGCGGCTTCAGCATCCTGTTCACGGACGGGACGAGCGGCGTCACGACGTACGCGGCCAACCGGTCCCTGCCGGTCGGCGCGCCGACCGCGGACGGCACGGTGACGCTGGACTTCAACCGCGCGGTCAACCTGCCGTGCGCGTTCACCGACTTCGCGACGTGCCCGCTGCCCCCGGCGGGCAACCACCTGGCCTTCGCGGTGGAGGCGGGGGAGAAGATCCCGTACGAGCGCTGA
- a CDS encoding Crp/Fnr family transcriptional regulator has product MSGHDASDTPEGALLAYLTDADREYLLAQGVRRRFRADDYVLMEGDPSDHVHVLVSGWVRISKIVEDGREVLFGLRGPGEVLGELAAINGWARTVSCRAIEPCQVVQLTGAQFLAVLRARPEIAIATIKTVAVRLRAAENARVASAAYDVSHRVAVHLVRLAEEHGRTVPEGIVIEAGFSQEDMAGQVGAARRTVARALAVLRERGVVETGRKRILIRRMHVLRALARSEPNGTQGP; this is encoded by the coding sequence ATGAGCGGGCACGACGCGAGTGACACGCCCGAGGGCGCGCTGCTGGCCTACCTCACCGACGCCGACCGCGAGTACCTGCTCGCCCAGGGCGTCCGCCGCCGGTTCCGCGCCGACGACTACGTGCTCATGGAAGGCGACCCGTCCGACCACGTCCACGTGCTGGTCTCGGGCTGGGTGCGGATCTCGAAGATCGTCGAGGACGGCCGCGAGGTGCTCTTCGGCCTGCGCGGCCCCGGCGAAGTGCTGGGCGAACTGGCGGCGATCAACGGCTGGGCGCGCACGGTGTCGTGCCGCGCCATCGAACCGTGCCAGGTCGTCCAGTTGACCGGTGCCCAGTTCCTCGCCGTGCTGCGGGCCCGGCCCGAGATCGCCATCGCGACGATCAAGACCGTCGCCGTCCGGCTGCGCGCCGCCGAGAACGCGCGCGTCGCCTCGGCGGCCTACGACGTGAGCCATCGGGTCGCGGTCCACCTCGTGCGGCTGGCCGAAGAGCACGGCCGTACCGTGCCGGAGGGCATCGTGATCGAGGCGGGATTCTCGCAGGAAGACATGGCGGGGCAGGTCGGCGCCGCCCGCCGGACCGTCGCTCGGGCGCTGGCCGTCCTGCGGGAGCGGGGCGTTGTCGAGACCGGCCGCAAACGCATCCTCATCCGCCGGATGCACGTCCTGCGCGCCCTGGCCCGTTCTGAGCCAAACGGCACACAAGGCCCGTGA